The Peptococcaceae bacterium genome includes the window GTGCAGTTTGTGCGCAATGCCCAGAGAACACAGCATGAAAAGGCATCTATACCTGTGCAGCCGTTTTTGCTTAATGATTACTCGCAAAATGAGCCCACAGCATTCGAATTTACCTACGTGCAGGACGGCGTAAAATATATCTACGGTTTTTCCGCTACCAGAACAAAGATTGTGACAGAATATCTTTACCACAGTCCCAAGGGACAGAAAGCAACCATTTTTGAGCGCAAGGGACAGGAGTTTTCATTCCCTGTGGATACGGAAAAAAAGAAAAAAGAGCTGATCAGTGAGGCGGGGAGAAATAAAATACTATCCTCTGGAGCTTGCCGACGAGTCGGACGGAACAAAGCATTTGATGGCGCTGGCTCCGGCTATAGAAAAAACGCTGTCCACCGGCGGCATTTTAATCGTGGAGGAGATCGAAAAAGATTTGCACCCTTTGCTTGTCGAGTACATTGTAGCTCGCTACCAAAGCCAAAAGAGCAACAAGACCGGCGCTCAAATCGTTTTTACCACACATAATACAGAACTTTTGAACATGGAGGT containing:
- a CDS encoding ATP-binding protein translates to MRRGEIKYYPLELADESDGTKHLMALAPAIEKTLSTGGILIVEEIEKDLHPLLVEYIVARYQSQKSNKTGAQIVFTTHNTELLNMEVLRRDQVYFVDKDNKTGVSELYNITEFSPHPDENIRKGYLVGKYGATPKLETEEV